Part of the Triplophysa rosa linkage group LG3, Trosa_1v2, whole genome shotgun sequence genome, TCAGTTTGGTTGAGATCTTTGTGCTGGTGTTGCAGGAGTTGGGAAAGACCTGGGAGGAGGTACAGTCTGAAGATGACAGAGATTTGTTTGAAGATGAGGATGAGTAAGACCTTTTACTTGATCTTCAAAGGCTAATGAAATGTCTTTCAGAGGTCAAATGTTCAGTTAAATTCTCATTTACCAACTCTTTACAGTGATTGGTCAGATTGGCAGGCTCATCCCGTGTGTGCCGTATGTCTGTTTTGTGAACAGCAGACAGATACGATGGAGAAAATCTACACGCACATGAAGGTATCTGAAATAATctgatataaaatatattttgagaaatgtctgttttcatacaatgaaagtcaatgaggtccagtgttctttggttaccaatgtacttcaaaatatcttccatttCCTTAAGCTTTAACATAAGTGTCaattataacattgttttttcttcttcaggAAACTCATGAATTTGACCTGCACATGTTAAAAACAGATCTAAGTGAGTATAATTTTATATCTAAGATGAGTATCGGCTGTTTTGGAGACACATTATGCTTCTCTTACATGAAAcaagatgtatttttttgttttttttgccagACCTAAAGTTTTACCAGCAAGTCAAACTGGTGAATTACATCCGTCGTGAGCTACACCAGTGTCACTGCTATGGCTGTCAAGAGAAATTTGGAAGCAAAGAGGAGCTGGTTCAACACCTTGTTAACACGGGTCATATGATGCAGCTACCGGAGGTCTCCCACTGGGACCAACCACAGTAAGAATTCACTTTTATTAACACATTATCACAAATATTATATCAGATCAGCTGCATGTACTGACAAGGTTAGATGGTCCttttagtttgatttataatttaaactCTTTTTCTAGATACTACTTTCCGACATACGAGAACGATGCTCTACTTACGGGTCTGTCGGACAGCGAGAGCGAATCCGATGGTCCAAATCACAGCTCTGAAGTTCCTGTTATTTCAGAAGATATCTCAAACCTCAAGCTCTTAAAACAGACCAGCGTCCTTAACAAACTTTTGAAAGACAGAGGCAGTTCCAGCTGAAAACCAGTGATGCCAAAATAATTCATCTGGTGACACCTTCAGTGTTCAAAAAGAAAATGTCTGATTTTTGTGACATATCAtgacaaataaacattatttatacACATATGTCTTCGATGGAGAGGTCTTTCAATAGAAAGTGCTggtaaaaaaagttttgcaaatgCTCAACAACTAAAATAAGCTTGTGTATTAAGATTTATGTAGTTACATGCACAGAGTTCCTTTAACGTTCTGTTGATTTAAATAAGTCTATTTGAATAAAATGCACACATGAAACAAGAACaggtatttattatattttctgtaaacaaaaacaattccaTACAGAAACTGGcagtaaaaaaacaagttgttttattattatcatcaaacTCATTCTGATTATGGTtgatttcacacacacaaacaatcaaGAAATCATCAAAAATTGGTTAATTCCTGTTTTAGGACAATCTAGGATCAGTTAATAAATATTGCATATTTGACTAGGAGTAAATCCCTGCATCTTTTGGTGACGACTAACTTTACACAAGGCACTTCATAAAACACATCCAACAGTATAAACATTAGCTATGCTGGCTTTCTTAAACAAATCTCCACCATTACCATTTAGCAACACAGAATGTTATTAGAATTACTCAAATATAATTCTTGCTTGCTTTGCAAGGTGATATTCAACAGTGTTTGGCAAAATTCAACTGAAATTAAGCACAAAGTAGTGTAATTTATCACAGTTTCTAAGGGCGGTAGAAAATCTTGTcctttataaacaaacaaaataaacaataaaaatatagttcTCCAATTAACAGATGAGAATGTGTGGCGAGTTAGTGTGAAATGCTTGTACAGAAATATAAGGCCAGGTTTTGTGAAGTAGGCTACAGTTAAGAGGAGGCACACTACAAATGATGCAAAGCTGGTTCGTTTATTATTTAAAGTTGATAAAGCTAACAAGAACAGATCATTAACAGATGATGCTAATAAGTGTTAAATGATAGAAGGACTGAAAAATAAGCAGGTTAAAGCTGTAACAGTTGATTGTGGACGCAAAGCTATAAGACCCATCAGTAACTTATTGTATTTGAATATCTATGTCACCACCCAATaacccaaaagaaaaaaattgcataaataaaatattttttgcattgttatattatattataacagTATATTATTAAGTACCGGAATGTATCCAGAGTGTTTTTTTCCCATTATTCTCAATTGTTATTCTCAAATTTTACACCTGGAAAACATGAGTATTACAGTTTTTACTGAGTCTGTGATACAATACCTTTCTATTTAAATCAGAATAAAAGAAGGtcaagaaataaaatattttacaatttaaatgatcttttctcattttaatgATGCAACACATTTTACGTACCATATAACGGAAATAAATAGGCtgtgcttaaagtgatagttcacccaaaaatgaaaattcggtcatcatttactcgccctcatgtcatttcaaacctttatgactttctttcttctgcagagcacaaaagaagatattttaaagaatgttggtaaccgaaaaacggcagtacccattgacttgcattggttttgtgtccacacaatagaagtcaataggataccgccgttgttcggaaacaacattcttcaaaatatcttcttttgtgttctgcagaagaaagaaagcgattgagtaaacgatgacaaaattttcattttgggtgaactatcactttaattatcataaaaataatttcacaacgcaaaaaaaaatgtaagaatagATTTCATGTTTTTTCCTGGTTTAGAGACTCACCCTTGCTTTCTAAAGTGATGAATTTGCTTAGAGAGCAAATAGACACGCTTGTATTAGTAAGTAGTCCAACTTTCACCTATTCTTACCATCGTAAACACACCTGGAGTGTTCTCATACCTGAGATTTTTATATATCGCTTGGCTGGTCTACACAAGAAATCTGCCGTAGGTGACAGTCACCTAGCCGTGTCCAGAGTCACAACCTCTGCTGTGACCGGCAGCTGCTTACAACATCACCACAGCACAGTCAAAGTGCTGCTCTATGATTTGACCAGCTTGAAACCTTGTCCTGTATCTAGCACCGCAGGAGGGAACCATGTCAGTTTGATCCTTCTGAGCACTCGGACGCAGTAACCGCAAACCCAAAAGAGATTCAGCACACCACACCAATGAGCTAACTGAACTACAGGGTAAGTCAACCGTGGGAAGTAAATCTTCCAGTGCCTGGTGACATCACTTTCGGTGGGGAGGTGGAGCTTGTAGTCACTCCAGTGTCTGGAGACGCCATATACAGCTTGGATGGTCCGGCTGCGCTCGGACCACCGGACGATGCTGTCGGGGTTACAGTTAAAATCGACCCATTGGGAGATGAAGTCGCCGAGCTGAGGTGCATCCCGGAGTTCCAGGTCTGTGGGATTGGACAGCACAGCCCCTTGGACTGCTACGTAAAGCCCTTCGATCCTCTTCACCTCCTTCACCCAAGGCAAAGAGTCCTCAGTGTCGAGAATAATGATGAGGCGGGAGCAAAAGCCAGTGTTTTTTTCCCTCCAGAGCTGCACGATCTCATCTAGACGTAAAACGTCTCCACCTGATTGGATAAAATGAAAGTGAGGCTTTATGATGTCATCCACACACTGTATGTAACTTTCACAGTTCCACTTGTCTTACCTGCCAGAGCCCACTCTCCACTGCGATGGGTGTGGCCACTATAAAAGAGCACGTAGGTGTCATGCCGTGGCCCGTCGGTCGTGTGGGCCTCCATGAATATGCGGAGCTTGGCCTGCAGGGCTTCCAGACTCAAGCCACTGGTGGAGTAGTCACAGCCGTACGCCTCAATCATGTGATGCGAGAAGAAGCGTTGCACGTTGTTGAGCATTCCTGTCGAGCGCGTGTTAAGCTCTTGCACATGCGCCGGGGGCAGCAGGGTGGGCTGCCCATCTGGGCTGAGGGGGAACGTAAGGGTTAAaagaaatcatttgaagtgtAACAGATCTGAGTGGGTTTGCAGGTTTGATACCAGTTATATCGACTGTGCCAATACAGTTTGGTTCACTGCTACAGCATGGTGCTGGCTCATCAAATTTACATACTGCTCCGTAAAAGAATGTCTCTTATGTGCATGAATCTAAATGTAGTCGATGAAAAATAACACGTGCTGTGTTTATTTTCAATACCTGCAATAGTTGGTAGGAATGACCACACCGTAGCCCACACACGTTCCTCCCAGGCTGTTTCCCAGCTCATGAAAGAGGCCGTGGGCAAGCGACTCGAGTGGTAACACCAGCAAAAACAAGGCAATAAACAGACTGCTTGAAGGCTgtagggaaaaaaaacaatattaagacttaaaaaaatcaaagaaaatTACCTACGGTGGCCCCAAAAGTATTTGTAAAGTTTCACCATGTACATTATCAATAATATCAATTCACAAGAccttaaattaaatgaatttaaagAAATACAGCAAAACATTTGGTTTAGGTCTAGTATCATTTGGTGTAAAAAAATtcttgatgtttttttaatttaatttattgatgTAGTACATTATGTAGTTTACATATTATGTAACGTCACACACTTTTCCCCAAATACAGTAGTgcccaaaagtgatgtccaacttatgaaaaaaattaaaatactcgataaataatattaaatattgtattaaagatgcattaaaaatgttatatatgcATGTTGCATGGGCGTGATTGGCAAAACAttcaacacaacacatgtgAAAGATATAGTATAAAGATAGGAGATTGACTACAAAATATTGCCATAACAGAGGATCAACAAATATGAATAACTAATAAAGCTCTAGTCAACGCATGCTTTATTTCCTGCGAGtacatttgtatatatatttaaatataacccATATTCCCTGATACACTTCAGTTTGGCTTTTTGCTGAATAATTTCATCCAATCGGTAGTTTAAAGTTTAGTGTTTCGtccatttataaaatgttgtacCCAGAagaaaatattgtacaaatactATATGTTCCCAGACATCCCTTTTGGCCACTTCTATATGTGCTCCATGAACCACCATAAAAGTGAATTCTTCAATCCACAAACCTTACCTGCCAAGCCAGTGCTCCAAGTATAATGGTTGACACCAGGCTGAACGACACCAGACGTTTTGATATGAGGCAAAAGTGCCGCATGCCCTTCGACGCCATCACCCTGTCTAACTCTCCGGCCTCTGACATGTGTGCCATGCACAGTCTCTGACAGTCACTCAATTTACTGTGGAACCCCCACAGTGTGACCAGAAAAACCAGATGACAGATGATCCAAAAAACAGCTGAAGCTGAGAGACCTGGGATCAACAGGTACCACCGATCCATATCGTTCATCTTCATAGAAGCCACGACCAGAAAGCTCACCTCCACGACAACCATCGGAAGAAGCGACAGGTGCCTCCACAGGCCTCTTCTCACCAGCAGCGGCGACCAGCGCTCGGTGACCGAAAGACCACTGAAGTAGAAGTCCAGAAACGGGTCGCAGACCAGTCGGCTGATGAAGCAGGTCAGCGCGAAGGGGTTGGTGGACACCCCTAAAGCCTCCTGGAAGAAGAATGCCGAGACCGCAGAAAAGCAGCTTAGGTTCAGAAGTGCCAGGAAGGATTTCATCCGCAAGTCCACGATAAGAGCAGCTAAAGAGAGCGTCAGAACTACGAGGCTTATGAATTTGTGTCCAACCAAAGTAAGACTGGCCACAACAAAGCCTGTGAGCTCCAAAGTCTCTCTTGATCTGAGAAGCGCAGGTTGATGTCGAGTGTAACCGCACATTCTTTCAACCAATGCCCATAGGATTCTTATCACCACGCTGACTACCAACATGTAGTTTGCCACCTGCTCCTTCACATCCACCTCTTTGGACGGGATATTGAGGAAGCACAACAAACCCAGCAGGAACCCAAACCACAGATGCAACAGAAAGATGCTGAATCTCTCCTTACCAAAATAGTAGTGGAGAATACTGGCAATCCCAAGAACGAAGAGGcctaaaataaatatgaccaGGATAATATTTTCACCTGTCTTCTCCCATTGTACATAAAGTCCCAAGCAAATCGCAACCAGTGAGTTCAGGCTGGACAGGTATCCAAGGTAACGGATGGAGGACCACATGTTGACCCCTCTGTTGGCCTCATCCAGCCAGGTCATGGCAGAGTAAAGCAAGTGACTCAAGCAATATCTGAGCAACCTAAACATCGTTACAAAGGTAAAACTCCAACAATAGCAGTCAGTCAAGGTGCTGAACGTATATGACGTGCGTCATGCGTCACAATAAAAGAAATGTACATAGCCGTTGAGCGCACTGAGGTACGtagttgtgttgtggctttgaTATAAAGCATTAAACTGAATCATTTCTCGAGACGACATTTTAGAGCAAAAATCTGATTTAGATGAATAAATAGTTGGCTAGATCCACCTGTTATGAATCGAGTTATTCAAGGTCATGTTATATAAATTCGATGAAACTGGTTGTGTATTCGTTAATCCTCCGAATCGtgtaaaataattaacaaaaatagCAGACAACCGAGTTTTGTTGCGCTGTCAGTCTGGGTTTAGATCAGATGTTTACCGGCTTCAGAAAGTTGACAactgtgttatttatttttagtgtaaCGTGGACTAAACCGAGATTAAAAATATCCCAGTAGACATTTTAGTTATCGATTGCAGTCGTTTATGATGAAATCAACAGAAGAGAGGAAAAACAGAGCACAATTTTCCCAAACCATAGCTTTAACTTTCTTCGTTATCCACCATGTTTCCTCATTGATCTGCTGCTACGGAAGGCCGTAAAGGACAAACGGAGCGTTTAGAGTCCCGACAGCTAAACAGGCGGAAAAGAAAATCTTTAATTTAAATCACGTACATTTATGGAAGGAAAAATCTATTGGATTGATGTTTTAtatagttattttgtttataaatctaCAGTGGTGTGATGTCCAATGTTCTAAGACCAGACCACataaaaatctgtgaaaaaaaatctgttaaggCTGAAAAGCCACCGAAAgatttgtataaaataaacacaaaaatatttccTTAGTTCGATATAATACACAGCATGCTCTTTGAAACGAATTCTCACATTCATTCTAGAATAACTATTTTTAGTTGAAagttttattaaagcaaaattGGGACCTGCTAAACATTACTGCCGCGTTCAAGACAATCACAGTTCAAATGTCCTCCGACCTCAATGAGTTCAAAACGATATGTTTTATCTAAAcgtattaataaaacaaataagttATAATAAAGTAgagaaaagtaaaaacaaagaaGACTTTTGTTTGCTATCGTTTTGacttgtaaaaatatttaaagtgtgtttttaCGTTTCCACATTAGGTGGTTCCGCGCTCTTTGCTGGAAACCATCTTGCGTGACGTCAGTGATGCGTCTTCCTGAGGTCGGGGTTGATGTCCGTCACATGCAAAGTGCAGAGGTGGGAAATATGTGAAACCCGAGTTGTCTGATTTCTGTTTATGCTTATAAATAAATGGTAAAATATTAgtataaaatcatgttttatttaatttcccaGACTGGTCCTAAGACCCTACTATAGTTATACTGTTGcaaaatcttaaatctataatgcATTATTATCTTACATCACaaattcataaatatataaaatccaTTCTCTAACTTGACTTGCATGTGAGCATATGCAACTTGATTTGGAAAAAAAAGGCAAGAAACCAGCAAAGCAAAGGCAACAAacctttatttataaaaatgaatgacaaTTCTCACAAATGGCCCTATGCTGTGGGAGTCAACATCATAACACTGATAGAGAAAATCAATCATGCAAACAGTGGATAAGAACCAGAGGAAGACAAAAATGTTTGATATGTTGAATGTTTGAACAAATCACCAAGTAAACAGTACAAtacaaagcttttattttttttggtgtgtttttaaaacatctttttatAAATAGAGAGCCATAAAATGCTATTGCTAATGTAATCTTTATAGGGCagtatttagtcatttagccgAGAGCTGGTTAATTTGCTGAGAGTATTGAACTGTGCGTTTGGGAGAAAGATTACTTTACTATGACATGACAATCAGTAGAAAATCAGTCTTTACCATCACAAAGGCAAAAATACAATTTGGCTTTGAAGGCACCTTGATACATCTTGAAATCTCATGATTTCCATCGATTCTATCAAATCACTCCAGACATGTTTTTGGCACCCCTAAAACACCTTTAAAGTGCTTAACACCAAAACTCACATAGATACTTCAACACAATCCAAATGTAGGACACTTCACACACGTTTTTAGATTTAAGAAACCATCACAGTATCTTCTGTCATTCAGGTTTACCAGCATCCACTTGAATACAAAACAGTGCCTCAATGAAACTGCCAGTTTATTGTGATATTGGAGATTTTCTGATCATTTATAATTGATAATGTATTGCTTTTCTAATGAAGTGCTTCTGCTGATGTCAAGTATCAATATCTTGCTAACCCTATAAGGTGTTGCACTGAACATGTGCAAATTATGTGCTTGGACAGTTCATATAGTGTTTTTAAGAACCTAGAGTGAATTAAAAGCTGTAAGTTCTGCAGCGCCGTACGTAGGAGAATAAAATTTACggtgataaataaataacaacactTGATTGTATCTGTGAAAATCCAACCAACTAACTATTTGTTGGGATACTTTTCAACCTCAGTCCCTTGAAATGCTATATTTTGGAATTGAAAGCTTAAATTACGTATTGAATAAATCAATGAGATATACCCTAACCAGTTACATCATAAACGAAGGAAGAAAGACTTAGGTTTAAAGAGTAAACAATTCTTCTACTCAATAAAGTCACATTTTGGTCAAATGCAGAGATATCGAACCATACTACTGACAAGTAACTTTATAGGAGTCTACTCTACAGTCATCGGTTATAATAGCGGATAAAATGAAAACGAAGGCAATTCGTCACTCACAGCTAAGTGTTCACGTCTTTTGATCACAAAATTCGAAACATATTGCCACGAAGTAAATGAAAAGCACGCATGCAATCTGAGCACCTTCAAGATTGTTTGTTCTCAAAAGCTACGACTACTTTGCGATGTAGGAACCAAGCGATAAATCCACATTCACAGTTACAATGTCACATTACCAAACCAACACGACGTACCTAAGTTCTTAAAATGCTACAAATATCACTAATGAAGGCAATTGTCGAAAACTTTCGGATGAAGCCTCTCTCTGAAATGTCCAGTTGAAACTTGCTCAGAatcaaaccattaaaaaaatgaagtgaGCCTCAATGCAACCCGTCACGTCAGCCAAAAGAAAGCGTGTTTTGACACCAACGATGACATGACTCACGCTAATCAAAATGCTTTGACAATTCTTATCCAGTGGACAGTCGTGACATGACAACAGCCCAGTTTTCTTCAACCTGAGATCACGCAGCTGTTTCTGTTTGAAAACCGTTTTGTAAAACCTTTGCCAATTGATGCCCTTCTGTTCAAGATCTCTCGCACGCTCTTAAAAATCAACACGTCCTCATTCACTCTGTGCAAACTTATTTGCTGCTTCGAAAGGGGTGGAGCACAGCAGCGGAACAATTTGGCAGCGACAGTAGGGTTTTAAATGTTATGAGGGGCAGTAAACAAGTTCAGCTCTGCAGCAAAATGGGGTCTTCCAGCTCATGGAAAGGTGCCGAGCTGCTCTGGCTCTCGCCCGAGTCCGAATCGTACGGCGTGTCTGGTAATTCCGCAAAGCTGCATGCCAATTGGTCTTCCTCGAAGTCGGAGCGCGGGGGTTCGTACGCATCCGTGAACCCATCCTCGTTGACAGTGTGAAAGTCCTGTGGGATGTAGAGCATCTCGGGGTAGTTGCGACTGACCAGGTCGCTGCTGGTGGTGGCCGAGACCTTGCGGAAAGCGATGAGGTGCATGTGGGAGAATTTGACGTACTTGTAGCGCTTGAAGCCCAGCGACTCGACTGCGACTCGCCAGCTGCGCATCATGAGGGCGTGGCGGCCCTGGTGGGAAGAGTCGGGGGTGATGATGAGCAGGAGGCCATTCAGGGTCAAAAGTTCATGTGCTTTCTTGCAGCAGAGCCAGCGCTGGTAGGGCGAAGGGAAGTAGGACAGAAGCAGGGAGAAGACCACCACGTGAAAAAGCTGGGCGGGCAGAGCTTCGATGGGGCCGCGCAGCTGATGCAGGAAGGTGTCCAGGGCGTCGCTGGCCAGCTGCAAAGGCTGTTGCAGCTGCAGGTTGAGAAAGTCGCATTTGTAGACGCTCTGTAGTGAtgggaaaaatatatttaacaataCATTTGACAAAACAATGGACCTTAGATTAGCATAATGTCTTACTGCAATGGGTTATACTGTTGTGTCCCTTGATGTCCATTATTTAGCCACCAAAACATTTACtacttattgtttttttttgttttttttgctcattttaatattgttcagTCAAAATTAAAGACATTAAGTAATGGGGAAGGAGAGAGACCTGACCTGAAGTCGGTACTTGCTTAAATAGGCTGTAATTGTATTTCTTCAATCTAAATGTAGTAACTACCCTGGTTAACATCTACAGCATCATCTAACTAAAAAAACAAACCTCTACAGCTGGCACAATATCGATACCGACGGTAAGAAACTCGTCAAACTTCAGAAAAGGGTTAAAACAGCTTCCCACATCCAACAGTCGTATCCTACCAAGCTGGAATGATGAGCTGTTaacaaaaacatacttttattaaatatactgtatactaaagATACAAATTAACACTATATAGTCAGTAAACTAGTCAAATGTGCCCAAGCCACTCCCACAACCAAAATACAAAAAGTTTGAAGATCAGCAATAATTATACATGGATAAACAAAGTCATGCTAGAGCACCTTGGAGAAGAGAATTGTGGTAGATTGTTCACAGATGTGTTATTTCCAGCGGCCGCGTGTCTAGCGGACTTCTCATCCTTCTCCAGCGCTCGCCGCATCCCTCCATTCTGAAAGTACTCCTGACAAACACTGTGAAAAGACAGCGCatactcttttatccaaagtcacTGATATTGCACTCAAGCTATACTTGTGTATTAGTATGGGCAAGACCTCAGGGTTGCTAGCGCCAGACTATTATCAGTTATACCCTGTCCACACTAATACTAATTTAGTTTGAAAACGCATCGTTTTCTCTCCGTTTTGGCCTCGAGTCCACACTGAGACGGCGTTTTTGTCAACGAAAACAGAGCTTTACGAAAAACGCACTCGAAAGTGCATACATTTGAAAACGCCGTTTTTGCATTGTAGTGTGGCTGTGGATGAGGGAAACGGCAGGGTTTAAAAACGACAACACATTTCTTCGTCATGTAACGCAGTTGTTTCGGCTGCTCTCCTGTTTGATAGCATTAATGTCAGTTCATGCATACTTTAGATCGCATTTTAGTAGACGGAATATTTAATTACTCGCAATTATTGTTTGGCAGCGGAGCGCGAGTTAAGTTCCACTTTGCTTTTGCAGCTTTACAGTCTTGTGTTACCTGCAGCAAAATCTCTAAGTTACCTCATTGTCcgtccatttaaaaaaactgtctTTGCTCCAGATTGCCGCGACATAaggcagaaagtaaataaaccCCTGACAGAAATGACAGAATGCTGACGTGTCTTAGGTTTTACTCATGCGCAGTACTTAAGCGTTTTCAGACGTTTCAGGGTGGATGTGCAGCGTTTGGGAAACACTTGAAAACGCTAGTGTGGACGAAGAGCGTTTTGAAAACGAAAACTCCATTTTCAATTGATAAAAAACACTTGTGCAGACAACCTCTAAGTTATACCTTCGGCACCACTCGATGCGTCCCTCTCCCTCGCATTTGCTCGCCCAGTGGTTGTCGGCGAGGCTCC contains:
- the bmt2 gene encoding S-adenosylmethionine sensor upstream of mTORC1; this translates as MDLRNSAETDPDYYSPYHPGSVPKEVQARKHEQEKLSGVVKSVHRKLRKKYIEVGDFEKIWREHCEDEKTLSEYATAMRSLADNHWASKCEGEGRIEWCRSVCQEYFQNGGMRRALEKDEKSARHAAAGNNTSVNNLPQFSSPSSSFQLGRIRLLDVGSCFNPFLKFDEFLTVGIDIVPAVESVYKCDFLNLQLQQPLQLASDALDTFLHQLRGPIEALPAQLFHVVVFSLLLSYFPSPYQRWLCCKKAHELLTLNGLLLIITPDSSHQGRHALMMRSWRVAVESLGFKRYKYVKFSHMHLIAFRKVSATTSSDLVSRNYPEMLYIPQDFHTVNEDGFTDAYEPPRSDFEEDQLACSFAELPDTPYDSDSGESQSSSAPFHELEDPILLQS
- the tmem168b gene encoding transmembrane protein 168 gives rise to the protein MFRLLRYCLSHLLYSAMTWLDEANRGVNMWSSIRYLGYLSSLNSLVAICLGLYVQWEKTGENIILVIFILGLFVLGIASILHYYFGKERFSIFLLHLWFGFLLGLLCFLNIPSKEVDVKEQVANYMLVVSVVIRILWALVERMCGYTRHQPALLRSRETLELTGFVVASLTLVGHKFISLVVLTLSLAALIVDLRMKSFLALLNLSCFSAVSAFFFQEALGVSTNPFALTCFISRLVCDPFLDFYFSGLSVTERWSPLLVRRGLWRHLSLLPMVVVEVSFLVVASMKMNDMDRWYLLIPGLSASAVFWIICHLVFLVTLWGFHSKLSDCQRLCMAHMSEAGELDRVMASKGMRHFCLISKRLVSFSLVSTIILGALAWQPSSSLFIALFLLVLPLESLAHGLFHELGNSLGGTCVGYGVVIPTNYCSPDGQPTLLPPAHVQELNTRSTGMLNNVQRFFSHHMIEAYGCDYSTSGLSLEALQAKLRIFMEAHTTDGPRHDTYVLFYSGHTHRSGEWALAGGDVLRLDEIVQLWREKNTGFCSRLIIILDTEDSLPWVKEVKRIEGLYVAVQGAVLSNPTDLELRDAPQLGDFISQWVDFNCNPDSIVRWSERSRTIQAVYGVSRHWSDYKLHLPTESDVTRHWKIYFPRLTYPVVQLAHWCGVLNLFWVCGYCVRVLRRIKLTWFPPAVLDTGQGFKLVKS